The following coding sequences lie in one Paracidovorax avenae genomic window:
- a CDS encoding MarR family winged helix-turn-helix transcriptional regulator: MAFSPFPQPPSATLATRDDVWRLTHLGRLLGHAMRRFDARVLELMAHDVQVPLALSHLAARDQVSAAHIHITRHLSLQGDRLTDLAARAGMAKQSMAALVDQCEAWGLVAREPDPRDARARQVRFTPTGLAWLQAFRGAVAQAEAEFGAEVGDAVAAVVRLGLEAYAGGDGVEP, encoded by the coding sequence ATGGCTTTTTCCCCATTTCCGCAGCCACCTTCGGCCACGCTGGCCACCCGGGACGACGTGTGGCGCCTCACCCACCTGGGCCGCCTGCTCGGCCATGCCATGCGCCGCTTCGACGCGCGCGTGCTCGAACTGATGGCGCACGACGTGCAGGTCCCCCTGGCGCTGTCGCACCTGGCCGCCCGCGACCAGGTCAGCGCGGCCCACATCCACATCACGCGCCACCTGTCCCTGCAGGGCGACCGCCTCACCGACCTGGCGGCGCGCGCCGGCATGGCCAAGCAGTCGATGGCCGCGCTGGTGGACCAGTGCGAAGCCTGGGGCCTCGTGGCACGGGAGCCCGACCCGCGTGACGCGCGCGCGCGGCAGGTGCGCTTCACCCCCACGGGCCTGGCCTGGCTGCAGGCCTTCCGCGGCGCGGTCGCGCAGGCCGAGGCGGAGTTCGGCGCGGAGGTGGGCGATGCCGTGGCCGCCGTCGTGCGGCTGGGCCTGGAGGCCTATGCGGGAGGCGATGGCGTGGAGCCGTGA
- a CDS encoding response regulator transcription factor, giving the protein MRILIAEDDQVLADGLLRTLRGSGAAVDHVASGSDADTVLATTQEFDLLILDLGLPRMHGLDVLKRLRGRGSALPVLILTAADSVDERVKGLDYGADDYMAKPFSLQELEARVRALTRRGMGATSSTIRHGPLVYDQAGRMATIDGKLVELSARELGLLEVLLQRAGRLVSKEQLVERLCEWGEEVSNNAIEVYIHRLRKKIERGPIRIATVRGLGYCLEKVAA; this is encoded by the coding sequence ATGCGCATCCTCATTGCCGAAGACGATCAGGTTCTGGCGGATGGACTGCTGCGCACGCTGCGGGGGTCCGGGGCCGCGGTGGACCATGTGGCGAGCGGCAGCGACGCCGACACCGTGCTCGCGACGACGCAGGAATTCGACCTGCTGATCCTCGATCTCGGCCTGCCGCGCATGCATGGGCTGGACGTGCTCAAGCGGCTGCGCGGCCGCGGCTCGGCGCTGCCCGTGCTGATACTCACGGCGGCCGACAGCGTGGACGAGCGCGTGAAGGGCCTGGACTACGGCGCCGACGACTACATGGCCAAGCCCTTCTCGCTGCAGGAACTGGAGGCGCGGGTGCGCGCCCTCACGCGCCGCGGCATGGGAGCCACCAGCAGCACCATCCGGCATGGTCCGCTCGTCTATGACCAGGCCGGGCGCATGGCCACCATCGACGGCAAGCTGGTGGAACTGTCCGCCCGCGAACTGGGCCTGCTGGAAGTGCTGCTGCAGCGCGCCGGGCGGCTGGTGAGCAAGGAGCAACTGGTGGAGCGGCTCTGCGAGTGGGGCGAGGAAGTGAGCAACAACGCCATCGAGGTGTACATCCACCGCCTGCGCAAGAAGATCGAGCGCGGGCCGATCCGCATCGCCACGGTGCGGGGGTTGGGCTACTGCCTGGAGAAGGTCGCCGCTTAG
- the recA gene encoding recombinase RecA: MDAPVKNNAANSEKAKALQAALAQIEKQFGKGTIMRLGEGEAIEDIQVVSTGSLGLDVALGVGGLPRGRVIEIYGPESSGKTTLTLQVIAEMQKQNGTCAFVDAEHALDIQYAQKLGVHVPDLLISQPDTGEQALEIVDSLVRSGAVDLIVVDSVAALTPKAEIEGEMGDALPGLQARLMSQALRKLTATIKKTNCMVIFINQIRMKIGVMFGSPETTTGGNALKFYASVRLDIRRTGTIKKGDEAIGNETKVKVVKNKVSPPFKTAEFDILFGEGISREGEIIDMGVNARIIEKSGAWYAYNGEKIGQGRDNAREFLRENSDLAREIENKVRDGLGVSQLPPVAAGAAAGDEA, from the coding sequence ATGGACGCACCCGTCAAGAACAACGCCGCCAACAGCGAAAAGGCCAAGGCCCTGCAGGCAGCCCTCGCCCAGATCGAAAAGCAGTTCGGCAAGGGCACCATCATGCGCCTGGGTGAAGGCGAAGCCATCGAAGACATCCAGGTAGTCTCCACCGGCTCGCTGGGCCTGGACGTCGCCCTGGGCGTGGGCGGCCTGCCCCGCGGCCGCGTGATCGAGATCTACGGTCCCGAATCCTCCGGCAAGACCACGCTCACGCTGCAGGTCATCGCCGAGATGCAGAAGCAGAACGGCACCTGTGCCTTCGTCGATGCCGAGCATGCGCTCGACATCCAGTACGCCCAGAAGCTCGGCGTGCACGTGCCCGACCTGCTCATCAGCCAGCCCGACACCGGCGAGCAGGCCCTGGAAATCGTGGACAGCCTCGTGCGCTCCGGCGCCGTGGACCTGATCGTGGTGGACTCGGTCGCCGCACTGACTCCCAAGGCCGAAATCGAAGGCGAGATGGGCGATGCACTGCCCGGCCTGCAGGCCCGCCTGATGAGCCAGGCGCTGCGCAAGCTCACCGCCACGATCAAGAAGACGAACTGCATGGTCATCTTCATCAACCAGATCCGCATGAAGATCGGCGTGATGTTCGGCAGCCCCGAGACCACCACGGGCGGCAACGCGCTGAAGTTCTACGCCTCCGTGCGCCTGGACATCCGCCGCACCGGCACCATCAAGAAGGGCGACGAGGCCATCGGCAACGAGACCAAGGTGAAGGTGGTGAAGAACAAGGTGAGCCCGCCCTTCAAGACGGCCGAGTTCGACATCCTCTTCGGCGAAGGCATCAGCCGCGAGGGCGAGATCATCGACATGGGCGTGAACGCCCGCATCATCGAGAAGAGCGGCGCCTGGTACGCCTACAACGGCGAGAAGATCGGCCAGGGCCGCGACAACGCACGCGAGTTCCTGCGCGAGAACTCCGACCTGGCCCGCGAGATCGAGAACAAGGTGCGCGACGGCCTGGGCGTCTCGCAGCTGCCTCCCGTGGCAGCTGGCGCCGCTGCCGGCGACGAGGCCTGA
- the recX gene encoding recombination regulator RecX has protein sequence MGLSSPLSLKGRALRLLAQREHSRPELEAKLARHVQEGDDLRAVLDELQAKDFINAGRVAESVVHRRAARLGTQRVVQELRAKGLDDALVRETAERLRGSEAARALAVWRQRFGTPPETPQERARQIRFLAARGFPGDVVRRVVGGRMEADDDLPE, from the coding sequence ATGGGGCTTTCTTCCCCTCTCTCCCTCAAGGGCCGCGCGCTGCGCCTGCTGGCGCAGCGCGAGCATTCACGCCCCGAGCTCGAGGCCAAGCTCGCCCGCCATGTGCAGGAAGGCGACGACCTGCGCGCGGTGCTGGACGAACTCCAGGCCAAGGATTTCATCAATGCCGGCCGCGTGGCCGAATCCGTGGTGCACCGCCGCGCTGCGCGGCTGGGCACGCAGCGCGTGGTGCAGGAGCTGCGCGCCAAGGGCCTGGACGACGCGCTCGTGCGTGAAACCGCCGAGCGCCTGCGCGGCAGCGAAGCGGCGCGCGCCCTCGCCGTCTGGCGCCAGCGTTTCGGCACGCCCCCGGAAACGCCCCAGGAACGGGCACGCCAGATACGCTTCCTCGCGGCACGCGGCTTCCCGGGCGATGTGGTGCGGCGCGTGGTCGGCGGCCGCATGGAGGCCGACGACGACCTGCCGGAATGA